Genomic DNA from Labilibaculum sp. DW002:
GGTTCTCATTCGACAATCCTGGTCAAAGTCCACGAATTCCAATTTACGCTGGTACAACTGAACTTCCTGAGTCATTTAACTATTGCGGACAAAAGCGCTACCGCGCTGATGCTACAATTTGGGCTTATCGTAAAGCAAATAAATTGGCAACTCTTGCATGGCAGAATACTCGCGAAGAAATGATGGCTGATGTTGCTCATTTCGAAAACAAAGGCTTTGAAGATGCGGAAGCCTTAGAAGTAAAAATTAAGAAATTACTTAAAGAAGGTAAGAAAGATGAAGCTAAAATTCTTTTGAATAAATTTACCCGCGATTTCACTGGAGCTACAATGCTTCGTTGGAAAGAATTAGAAAATAAATATTGGGGAAAGTTCGGCTTAGGATTCTAATCTAATTTCAGAACTAGCATATAAAAAGCCGTTTGAATAATCTTTCAAACGGCTTTTTTCTATTCGTGGTTTTCTGCAAATTCTTTAAACATTTTCAAATATTTATTGGTCTGCTTTTTAAATACCCCAGGCATAAGCCAGCCAATTAATTTTATAAATCCTTTCAATTGAAATTCTTGTTCAGTTAGGTATTTGGTTTTGCTATCAGTGAGTGAAACGAAACTAATTTTAGCAAGGTTGTAGACTCCTTTAGCTTCGTAAGTTGCTGTAAATTCTTCTGGAAGTTTATTTTCGAGAATGGTTTCGATCATTTCAATTTCACGCTTGCCTTCTTTAAAAAGCATTTTGGTTGTAGAGCCCTTTTCTCCAGGCTTGCCTTCCAAATGTTCTATTGATTGAAGACCATTCATCCATTTAAATAAATTATCCTCATTATCGAACAGTTCAACAACTTTATTAATTGGCTGGTTAATTTCAATCTCATCTGTATATTTCATTTACATTCAATTTATGTGTAGGTGAATAGCTTGTTACGTAGTAAGATACAAAAAATATTAAAAGAATTATTTGGATGTTTATAGGTCTTGGTGAATTTGGATAAGGTTACCACAGGTATCTTCAAAAATTGCAGAAATACCCCATTTTGATTCTGTTGGCTTCTGTGTAAATGTAACCCCTTTAGCTATTAATTCTTCATATTTTTCATGAACATCAATCGCATTTAAAGTTATTACGGGTAAAGAATCCTTATACATAGCCTCTTGATATGTTTTTGCCGCAGGATGTGTATTTGGCTCTAAAAGTAATGCAGTACCATCTCGATCTTCGGGAGCAACAACTATGGCTAGGGAAGCAACAGGTACGAACATATGCTCAAGAAAGCCAATATATTCGGTGTAAAAATGAAAAGCCTTAATTGGATTGTTTACGTATACACTGGTTAGCTTTATTTTCATGAGATGAGGGCTTAATAAGAATGTTTATTCAATATCAGAAAAAATGTTGAAAACCTAAGGTATTTGACTTGTGAAATGGATTTTAATCTTGTCGCCAAATTTTAATTCATTGATTCAAGTTGCGAAAAA
This window encodes:
- a CDS encoding SRPBCC family protein, with the translated sequence MKYTDEIEINQPINKVVELFDNEDNLFKWMNGLQSIEHLEGKPGEKGSTTKMLFKEGKREIEMIETILENKLPEEFTATYEAKGVYNLAKISFVSLTDSKTKYLTEQEFQLKGFIKLIGWLMPGVFKKQTNKYLKMFKEFAENHE
- a CDS encoding VOC family protein translates to MKIKLTSVYVNNPIKAFHFYTEYIGFLEHMFVPVASLAIVVAPEDRDGTALLLEPNTHPAAKTYQEAMYKDSLPVITLNAIDVHEKYEELIAKGVTFTQKPTESKWGISAIFEDTCGNLIQIHQDL